A genomic window from Salvia hispanica cultivar TCC Black 2014 chromosome 5, UniMelb_Shisp_WGS_1.0, whole genome shotgun sequence includes:
- the LOC125187036 gene encoding ATP-dependent Clp protease ATP-binding subunit CLPT1, chloroplastic-like isoform X1, with the protein MAIQGLSVLLITPISSAAKHFEEQGLNFNPPNTFLGAKLSTQLSNLSLVASKRRSYAVATISFSLPNTKTEGLNTDKKAKWSARSIKSFAMGELEARKLKYPNTGTEALLMGILVEGTSLAAKFLRENGITLFKVRDEIVRLIGKSDMYFFSPEHPPLPEPAQKALDWAVEEKLKSVEYAGESGEITVTHILLGIWSQKESAGYKILAGFGFDDTKAAELAKNMDKDTISSSK; encoded by the exons ATGGCTATTCAAGGGCTTTCAGTGTTGTTGATCACGCCCATTTCTTCAGCTGCAAAACACTTTGAAGAACAGGGGTTGAATTTCAATCCACCGAATACCTTTTTGGGCGCCAAGCTATCGACTCAGCTGTCAAATTTAAGTCTCGTTGCTTCGAAACGACGTAGTTACGCTGTCGCCACCATCTCCTTCAGTTTGCCCAACAC AAAGACAGAGGGGCTTAATACTGATAAGAAGGCCaa ATGGTCAGCAAGGTCGATTAAATCGTTTGCTATGGGGGAATTGGAGGCGCGGAAACTTAAATATCCGAATACTGGGACGGAGGCTCTACTCATGGGCATTCTGGTTGAAG GGACCAGTTTGGCAGCAAAGTTTTTGAGGGAGAATGGTATTACACTCTTTAAGGTGCGAGACGAAATTGTACGATTGATAGGGAAATCAGACATGTATTTTTTCAGTCCTGAGCATCCCCCGTTGCCTGAACCAGCCCAAAAGGCTCTTGACTGGGCAGTTGAGGAGAAGCTGAAGTCAG ttgaatatgCAGGCGAAAGCGGTGAAATAACAGTGACACATATACTTCTGGGAATTTGGTCACAAAAAGAGTCTGCAGGCTATAAGATATTGGCTGGATTTGGTTTTGATGATACGAAGGCTGCAGAACTAGCTAAAAAT ATGGATAAGGATACAATTTCGAGCTCCAAGTGA
- the LOC125185998 gene encoding zinc finger A20 and AN1 domain-containing stress-associated protein 10-like — MDSSIADETPRPCAGGCGFFGTAENKGLCSLCYKRHLLKAATAHKETITEIGGSLTSLKIDESEPAAAAASTTTQRSRCSVCKKRLGVLGFTCRCGAGFCGVHRLPEAHGCGVDFKEEGKIAIQKQNPLCKSDKMINRI; from the coding sequence ATGGATTCCTCGATCGCCGACGAAACGCCCCGCCCCTGCGCCGGCGGTTGCGGTTTTTTCGGCACCGCCGAGAACAAAGGCCTCTGCTCGCTGTGCTACAAACGCCACCTCCTCAAAGCCGCAACTGCGCATAAAGAGACGATAACTGAAATTGGCGGTTCTCTGACATCGCTAAAGATTGATGAAAGCGaaccagcagcagcagcagcctCGACGACGACGCAGCGGAGTAGATGCAGTGTGTGCAAGAAGAGACTTGGAGTGTTAGGGTTTACGTGCCGGTGTGGGGCCGGTTTCTGCGGCGTGCATCGGCTGCCGGAGGCGCATGGCTGCGGCGTTGATTTCAAGGAAGAAGGAAAGATTGCTATCCAGAAACAAAACCCTCTTTGCAAATCGGACAAGATGATAAataggatttga
- the LOC125187036 gene encoding ATP-dependent Clp protease ATP-binding subunit CLPT1, chloroplastic-like isoform X2, with translation MAIQGLSVLLITPISSAAKHFEEQGLNFNPPNTFLGAKLSTQLSNLSLVASKRRSYAVATISFSLPNTKTEGLNTDKKAKWSARSIKSFAMGELEARKLKYPNTGTEALLMGILVEGTSLAAKFLRENGITLFKVRDEIVRLIGKSDMYFFSPEHPPLPEPAQKALDWAVEEKLKSGESGEITVTHILLGIWSQKESAGYKILAGFGFDDTKAAELAKNMDKDTISSSK, from the exons ATGGCTATTCAAGGGCTTTCAGTGTTGTTGATCACGCCCATTTCTTCAGCTGCAAAACACTTTGAAGAACAGGGGTTGAATTTCAATCCACCGAATACCTTTTTGGGCGCCAAGCTATCGACTCAGCTGTCAAATTTAAGTCTCGTTGCTTCGAAACGACGTAGTTACGCTGTCGCCACCATCTCCTTCAGTTTGCCCAACAC AAAGACAGAGGGGCTTAATACTGATAAGAAGGCCaa ATGGTCAGCAAGGTCGATTAAATCGTTTGCTATGGGGGAATTGGAGGCGCGGAAACTTAAATATCCGAATACTGGGACGGAGGCTCTACTCATGGGCATTCTGGTTGAAG GGACCAGTTTGGCAGCAAAGTTTTTGAGGGAGAATGGTATTACACTCTTTAAGGTGCGAGACGAAATTGTACGATTGATAGGGAAATCAGACATGTATTTTTTCAGTCCTGAGCATCCCCCGTTGCCTGAACCAGCCCAAAAGGCTCTTGACTGGGCAGTTGAGGAGAAGCTGAAGTCAG GCGAAAGCGGTGAAATAACAGTGACACATATACTTCTGGGAATTTGGTCACAAAAAGAGTCTGCAGGCTATAAGATATTGGCTGGATTTGGTTTTGATGATACGAAGGCTGCAGAACTAGCTAAAAAT ATGGATAAGGATACAATTTCGAGCTCCAAGTGA